The Cylindrospermum stagnale PCC 7417 genome segment GATAAATGGCGATCGCTTGCTTGTAGTACTTCAGTGCCTGATGGTGATTGGCGAAATTGCTATAAATAAAGCCAATGTTGTTTAAAGTTGTGGCTTCACCGGCGCGATCGCCGATTGTCCGACGTGTCAACAGAACTTGAGAGTAAAGCAATAACGCCTTTTTCGGTTGACCTAAATCACTATAAATCGAGGCAATGTTGTTTAAAGTGGTGGCTTCACCCACAATATTCTTGAAGGCTCGTTGAATTGGTAGGGCTGCTCGCAAAAATTCTAGAGCTTTCTCAAACTTTCCTAAGGTGGTGTAGGCATATCCAATCCCATTTAGCGTTGTCGCCTCACCAGAAAAATCTCCTAGCGATCGCCGCATCGACAAAATTTGATGCTGTAGCAATAGTGCGCGTTTCGGTTCTCCCAACTTGGTATAAATTAGTGCTACATCATTGAGAGTAGAAACTTCCCCTTGAGTGTCTTTCAATTTTCTGAAGATTTGCAGCGCTTTGTCAAAATACACTAACGCTTGCTCAACCTGTCCCATCCGGTTGTAGGTGGAACCCAGATTGCTGAGTGCAGTTGCTTCTGCTGCTGCATTACCCAGTTCTAGAGCAACCGAAAGCGCCTGATGAAAACACTCTAAGGCTTTTTGCTGTTGCCAGCAACCGAGGTGAGCTAAACCGATATCGTTTAATGTATAACCAACTCTGGCGCGATCGCGAATTGCTCTAGCTAGCCGTAAATTTTCAGTTGCTAGATCAATATATTCTTGAAATTTACCCTGCTTGTAGTAGGGTTTTGCTTGCTCACGACGTTGTTCCCACTCTTTGACTTGATTTAAAGATTGCGTCATGTGACCTTGGTTGCACTCTTGGGTAAATAGGCAGGTTAGTCCTTGGTGGATACCTCTAGGGAATTAATCCCTCTTCGGTTTCCTCAATTTGAGTTAACCATTATTTTCTACCTTTAGAGGTAAGACGTAAAGGGTAAAGTGTGGTATTTTTACATACTTAGGAGGCAAGTTGTCTCAAATCAAGAAAGCCATGATAACTGGCGAAAATGCTAGATTAAGCCAGCATGGGCGTGATTCACAAGCTTATTTTTCCCTCAACTCAGCCGCTTGGGGAGTTTAAAAGTTTTTTCTAATTTTCCAATCACAGCAGTTTTGGCGCTGGTTCTGACTACCAAAAAAAAGAAAACCCGCCGAAGCGGGGTAATACACAACAAACTATCAACAATGAAAACTTGAATTAGCCGTAGCACGCCATCTCTACTTCTAGTTGGCGAATCAGTTGTTCGTTACCTGTAGCTCTGGCTACTTGCAAACGATGCTCTAGGCTTCTTTGAATATTCTGTTTGTGAACTGCTTCTGCTTTGACAGCAGCTTGCGCTCTGTTGCTACTCATAGCGAATGCCTGTT includes the following:
- a CDS encoding tetratricopeptide repeat protein translates to MTQSLNQVKEWEQRREQAKPYYKQGKFQEYIDLATENLRLARAIRDRARVGYTLNDIGLAHLGCWQQQKALECFHQALSVALELGNAAAEATALSNLGSTYNRMGQVEQALVYFDKALQIFRKLKDTQGEVSTLNDVALIYTKLGEPKRALLLQHQILSMRRSLGDFSGEATTLNGIGYAYTTLGKFEKALEFLRAALPIQRAFKNIVGEATTLNNIASIYSDLGQPKKALLLYSQVLLTRRTIGDRAGEATTLNNIGFIYSNFANHHQALKYYKQAIAIYQELGDSLGETSTLLNMGSLYATTKRKKSALCCYQKAQTLADKIQHQPLSDKVQRFMDCL